In Cercospora beticola chromosome 3, complete sequence, the following proteins share a genomic window:
- a CDS encoding uncharacterized protein (BUSCO:EOG09263W7L), with translation MYHHNTAQPPPGANMGPAPAQAQTAQAEGEPQGQQQQGPPQGPPQGQPMRPPQAPFQLAPGQQPTPEQIQMIQQQIAAEAEKHGLTVPEYVERMKAQMMAQARMQAQQQQQQQGGQPPQSEAEQRHRQGPQGAQPGQQVPIQPGPPKPEAIAMATFLQSQDLKNRTCIFNEQRKDMFKVKRAIRAIQSEAYQKARKKNPLLPEVKDRVTAENAFKLLPLSLLALRVSKVDENAGHEGHNHAKKKRVKGLWTVKVEPQQEAADEYYYVWLYQSTAAQWKNKLYAALALIGILAVVFFPVWPYTLRIGVWYLSMGMLGLLGLFFGMAIFRLILFLITFFTVKPGLWLYPNLFEDVGFFDSFRPVWAWHESEKDMKKRKKAERTAKKARREARARGELPPSSKKSKQKQVEANAQAAPAVPEPAQGVVEATQTAATGAESAPAEGLQQRHVQPRVASVEEDEEE, from the coding sequence ATGTATCACCACAACACGGCGCAGCCGCCTCCGGGCGCCAATATGGGCCCTGCTCCCGCACAGGCGCAGACTGCACAGGCTGAGGGCGAACCACAaggccagcaacagcaaggccCGCCGCAAGGTCCGCCGCAAGGACAACCGATGCGACCACCGCAAGCTCCGTTCCAGTTGGCGCCAGGTCAACAGCCCACGCCCGAGCAGATTCAGATGATTCAGCAACAAATCGCTGCCGAGGCGGAGAAGCACGGCTTGACGGTGCCCGAATACGTCGAGCGCATGAAAGCCCAGATGATGGCACAGGCACGCATGCaggcacagcaacagcagcagcagcagggcggACAACCACCACAATCAGAGGCAGAGCAGCGACATAGACAAGGGCCACAAGGCGCACAGCCAGGACAGCAAGTTCCTATTCAGCCTGGTCCACCGAAGCCAGAGGCAATTGCCATGGCTACCTTTTTGCAGTCGCAGGATCTGAAGAATCGCACGTGCATCTTCAACGAGCAGAGGAAGGACATGTTCAAAGTCAAGCGTGCGATTCGCGCGATCCAGAGCGAGGCGTACCAGAAGGCTCGTAAGAAGAACCCTCTGCTGCCCGAGGTCAAGGATCGTGTGACTGCCGAGAATGCCTTCAAGCTGCTTCCACTGTCACTCCTTGCCCTCCGCGTATCTAAAGTCGACGAGAATGCTGGTCACGAAGGTCACAACCAtgcaaagaagaagcgagTCAAGGGACTGTGGACAGTCAAGGTTGAGCCACAACAGGAAGCTGCCGATGAGTACTACTACGTCTGGCTGTATCAGAGCACTGCCGCCCAGTGGAAGAACAAGCTCTATGCTGCTCTTGCGCTCATCGGTATCCTCGCTGTCGTCTTCTTTCCAGTCTGGCCCTACACGTTGCGCATTGGTGTCTGGTACCTTAGTATGGGAATGCTGGGTCTGCTtggtctcttcttcggcatggCGATTTTCCggctaatcctcttcctgatCACATTCTTCACTGTCAAGCCTGGTCTCTGGCTGTACCCGAATCTCTTCGAGGATGTTGGTTTCTTCGACTCGTTCCGACCGGTCTGGGCATGGCATGAGAGTGAGAAGGATATGAAGAAGCGAAAGAAGGCGGAGCGGACAGCAAAGAAGGCACGCAGAGAAGCTAGAGCGCGTGGTGAGCTGCCACCGTCtagcaagaagagcaagcagaAACAAGTCGAGGCAAATGCACAGGCAGCGCCTGCAGTGCCAGAGCCTGCTCAGGGGGTGGTGGAAGCGACACAAACCGCTGCCACAGGCGCTGAATCTGCGCCGGCTGAGGGACTGCAGCAGAGGCATGTGCAGCCGAGGGTTGCGAGcgtggaagaggatgaagaagagtag